From a single Herbiconiux sp. SALV-R1 genomic region:
- a CDS encoding helix-turn-helix domain-containing protein yields the protein MDPTRAERIGTRLRAARVNRDATLAEVSGETGISVSTLSRLESGKRQPNLDLLIPLASALEVTLDDLVSDAVPDPRVAPRHSRRPGASTYWLSRENSPTQTVRMVLTPVAGEVAVQRTHDGFEWLYVLSGNLRLLLGDHDLVLKPGEAAEFATRIPHWLGCADDEPVELMCIFSRDGERIHVRAQTEPDRRVGR from the coding sequence ATGGATCCGACCCGAGCCGAGCGCATCGGCACCCGCCTCCGCGCCGCCCGCGTGAACCGCGACGCCACCCTCGCCGAGGTCTCCGGCGAGACGGGCATCTCGGTCAGCACCCTCTCCCGCCTCGAGTCGGGCAAGCGGCAGCCCAACCTCGACCTGCTCATCCCCCTCGCCTCGGCGCTCGAGGTGACGCTCGACGACCTCGTCTCCGACGCGGTGCCCGACCCTCGCGTCGCGCCCCGGCACTCCCGGCGGCCCGGGGCGAGCACCTACTGGCTCTCGCGCGAGAACTCGCCCACGCAGACCGTGCGCATGGTGCTCACCCCGGTGGCGGGCGAGGTCGCGGTGCAGCGCACGCACGACGGCTTCGAGTGGCTCTACGTGCTCTCGGGCAACCTGCGTCTGCTGCTCGGCGACCACGACCTCGTGCTCAAGCCGGGGGAGGCCGCGGAGTTCGCCACGCGCATCCCGCACTGGCTCGGCTGCGCCGACGACGAGCCGGTCGAGCTGATGTGCATCTTCAGTCGCGACGGCGAGCGCATCCACGTGCGCGCCCAGACTGAGCCCGACCGGCGGGTGGGCCGCTGA
- a CDS encoding gamma-glutamylcyclotransferase family protein, with the protein MSDPDAVHGTDAVLLFSYGTLRQPEVQLATFGRLLEGRAATVAGYRLEWLTITDPVVVATSGSDRHPLLVADPGDATGTRGAGVEGTVFSISAAELRAADDYEVDDYTRVLVPLDTGESAWVYVFAGGARAED; encoded by the coding sequence ATGAGCGACCCGGATGCGGTGCACGGCACCGATGCCGTCCTCCTGTTCTCCTACGGCACGCTCCGCCAGCCCGAGGTGCAGCTGGCCACCTTCGGTCGGCTGCTCGAGGGCCGCGCGGCGACGGTCGCCGGCTACCGCCTCGAGTGGCTGACGATCACCGACCCGGTGGTCGTCGCGACGAGCGGGAGCGACCGGCACCCATTGCTCGTCGCCGACCCGGGAGACGCGACAGGCACGCGCGGCGCAGGCGTCGAGGGCACCGTCTTCAGCATCTCGGCCGCCGAGCTGCGGGCCGCCGACGACTACGAGGTCGACGACTACACCCGGGTGCTCGTGCCCCTCGACACGGGCGAATCGGCGTGGGTCTACGTGTTCGCCGGCGGGGCGCGGGCCGAGGACTAG
- a CDS encoding DMT family transporter: protein MTLTPTSHRTSGLLIAVAAAAAFATSGPFVKPLLDSGWSPAAAVAVRAGAGGLVLLVPALIALRGRYHLLLRSWKLIVGYAVIAVVGSQVFYFASIQYLPVGVALLIEYTAPILLVLLAWARSRVAPALLTVAGAVLSVAGLALVINPSGGGGLHPLGILFAVLAALCLAGYYLIAALPTGELPPVTLVSVGLIAGAVALAGVGATGLVPLAVTDDAVEIAGLGEVPWFVPMAIVVIVATAFAYFASLIGAGRLGSRLASFVGLLEVLFAVLFAWLLLGEVPTLVQALGGALIVAGVVCVRMQRDAVSVEPALPDPLPDPTATRVGRE from the coding sequence ATGACACTCACCCCCACCTCCCACCGCACCTCGGGGCTGCTCATCGCCGTCGCCGCTGCCGCCGCCTTCGCGACCAGCGGGCCGTTCGTGAAGCCGCTGCTCGACTCGGGCTGGTCGCCCGCCGCCGCGGTCGCCGTGCGCGCAGGAGCCGGCGGACTCGTGCTGCTCGTGCCTGCCCTCATCGCCCTGCGCGGCCGCTACCACCTGCTGCTGCGGTCGTGGAAGCTCATCGTCGGCTACGCCGTCATCGCCGTGGTGGGCTCGCAGGTGTTCTACTTCGCCTCGATCCAGTACCTGCCGGTGGGAGTGGCGCTGCTCATCGAGTACACGGCGCCCATCCTGCTGGTGCTGCTCGCATGGGCCCGCAGCCGCGTCGCGCCGGCGCTGCTGACCGTGGCGGGAGCGGTACTGAGCGTGGCGGGCCTCGCGTTGGTGATCAATCCCTCGGGGGGCGGGGGGTTGCATCCGCTCGGCATCCTCTTCGCCGTGCTCGCCGCCCTGTGCCTGGCCGGCTACTACCTCATCGCCGCCCTGCCCACCGGCGAGCTGCCCCCGGTGACCCTGGTGAGCGTCGGGCTCATCGCGGGCGCGGTCGCCCTCGCGGGGGTCGGGGCGACGGGGCTGGTGCCGCTCGCCGTCACGGACGACGCGGTCGAGATCGCCGGGCTGGGCGAGGTGCCCTGGTTCGTGCCCATGGCCATCGTGGTGATCGTGGCCACCGCGTTCGCCTACTTCGCGAGCCTCATCGGTGCCGGGCGGCTCGGCTCCCGCCTCGCATCGTTCGTGGGGCTGCTCGAGGTGCTGTTCGCCGTGCTGTTCGCGTGGTTGCTGCTCGGCGAGGTGCCGACGCTCGTGCAGGCGCTCGGCGGCGCCCTCATCGTGGCGGGGGTGGTGTGTGTGAGGATGCAGCGCGACGCCGTCTCGGTGGAGCCCGCCCTGCCCGATCCCCTTCCCGATCCGACCGCGACGAGAGTAGGCAGGGAGTAG
- a CDS encoding ABATE domain-containing protein has protein sequence MVFAYDTEATLVFVAELVNTASGVAGSDDDALADVATLVSLLDEHDYSGRRDLDDAELQGVRSLRGEFRRFWEVDRDEAVELVNRMLREAAALPQLVRHGDWDWHLHATEPDAPLVTRIRVEAAMAFIDVIRSDEYDRLGLCAADDCTGVVVDLSRNRSKRYCDAGNCGNRMNVLAYRARRAGS, from the coding sequence ATGGTCTTCGCCTATGACACTGAAGCGACCCTGGTGTTCGTCGCCGAGCTCGTCAACACCGCGTCCGGCGTCGCCGGGTCGGACGACGACGCCCTCGCCGACGTCGCCACGCTGGTGTCGCTGCTCGACGAGCACGACTACTCGGGGCGCCGCGACCTCGACGACGCCGAGCTCCAGGGCGTGCGATCGCTACGGGGCGAGTTCCGCCGCTTCTGGGAGGTCGACCGCGACGAGGCCGTCGAGCTCGTCAACCGCATGTTGCGCGAGGCCGCCGCCCTTCCCCAGCTGGTGCGGCACGGCGACTGGGACTGGCACCTCCACGCGACCGAACCCGACGCACCGCTGGTCACGCGCATCCGGGTGGAGGCGGCGATGGCGTTCATCGACGTCATCCGCAGTGACGAGTACGACCGCCTGGGCCTCTGTGCCGCCGACGACTGCACGGGGGTCGTCGTCGACCTCTCGCGCAACCGCTCGAAGCGCTACTGCGACGCCGGCAACTGCGGCAACCGGATGAACGTGCTGGCCTATCGCGCCCGGCGCGCGGGGTCGTAA
- a CDS encoding HNH endonuclease signature motif containing protein — MIGTRCTPGQRALAPGDEFDVVLGELVDLERAIAAAEGRRARLLARAVELAEVMNGVADGGAAEVARASVAPTREAARRSLVAEVACATRRSEGTVARWVNEAECLVHDLPMFLHEVETGAVSYAHARRAVTHVLSLPPEARSSFEARLVPLAHEHTAARFDDRARRLREEAHPESIIDRSRRARDGRGVWFEPEPDGMATLHHHLPAVDAVAIDDLIDRVARSLRADDDPRTHAQRRSDALADIVLGGRDGARRITPTIIVTVPAATIANVSREPAALHGYGPIDADTARAIAATAPTFLRALVHPDTGDTISVLRRRYRPTGDLRTALIVADETCRFPGCGRRASRCELDHTRDWALGGDTSPANLAHLCSRHHHLKHDHSWRVEVAPEAGSPAELQGDEFGRRPPDHLLTTAETMPNSRSLLFTSPRGNRYVTHAPRFGVPPRPLAPDNPAPPAPF, encoded by the coding sequence ATGATCGGCACACGGTGTACCCCCGGGCAGCGGGCCCTCGCGCCCGGCGACGAGTTCGACGTCGTACTCGGCGAGCTGGTCGATCTCGAGCGGGCCATCGCCGCAGCCGAAGGGCGCAGGGCACGTCTGCTCGCCCGGGCCGTCGAGCTGGCCGAGGTGATGAACGGGGTCGCAGACGGCGGGGCCGCCGAGGTCGCCCGGGCCTCAGTGGCGCCCACGCGAGAAGCGGCCCGTCGCTCCCTCGTCGCGGAGGTGGCGTGTGCGACCCGCCGGTCGGAGGGGACGGTGGCGCGCTGGGTGAACGAGGCGGAGTGCCTCGTTCACGATCTGCCGATGTTCCTCCACGAGGTGGAGACGGGTGCGGTCTCCTACGCTCATGCCCGTCGAGCCGTGACCCACGTGCTCAGCCTGCCGCCCGAGGCGCGCTCGTCGTTCGAGGCGCGACTCGTGCCGCTCGCCCACGAGCACACCGCCGCCCGCTTCGACGACCGGGCGCGACGGCTGCGCGAGGAGGCGCATCCGGAGTCGATCATCGATCGCTCGCGGCGGGCGCGCGACGGCAGGGGCGTCTGGTTCGAGCCCGAGCCCGACGGCATGGCCACCCTGCACCATCACCTCCCGGCAGTCGACGCCGTCGCGATCGACGACCTCATCGACCGGGTGGCCCGGTCGCTCCGCGCCGACGACGACCCGCGCACCCACGCGCAGCGCCGCTCCGACGCCCTCGCCGACATCGTGCTCGGTGGGCGCGACGGCGCTCGCCGCATCACGCCGACCATCATCGTCACCGTGCCCGCCGCCACGATCGCGAACGTCTCGCGGGAGCCGGCCGCACTCCACGGCTACGGCCCGATCGATGCCGACACCGCGCGGGCGATCGCCGCCACGGCGCCCACCTTCCTGCGTGCGCTGGTGCACCCCGACACGGGCGACACCATCTCGGTGCTCCGCCGTCGCTACCGCCCGACGGGCGACCTCCGCACGGCCCTCATCGTCGCCGACGAGACCTGCCGCTTCCCCGGGTGTGGGCGGCGTGCGTCGCGCTGCGAACTCGACCACACGCGCGACTGGGCGCTCGGCGGAGACACGAGTCCCGCGAACCTCGCCCACCTGTGCTCGCGCCATCACCACCTCAAGCACGATCACTCCTGGCGGGTCGAGGTGGCGCCCGAAGCCGGCTCGCCCGCCGAGCTGCAAGGCGACGAGTTCGGTCGCAGGCCGCCCGACCATCTGCTCACCACCGCCGAGACCATGCCGAATTCGCGGAGTCTGCTCTTCACGAGTCCGCGGGGCAACAGGTACGTGACGCACGCACCGCGGTTCGGTGTGCCGCCGCGCCCACTCGCGCCCGACAACCCCGCTCCGCCGGCACCGTTCTGA
- a CDS encoding DUF1697 domain-containing protein, with the protein MTKWVALLRGVNVGGITVKSAELGALFCELGFDGVKTVLASGNVLFETDEGGSATKDAALKTRIEKGLGDRFGYDAWIVLLDHGALAGIVDGFPFEETERMQPYVVFTSDSNVLTEITEEGRAIAPDAGAGGPERTSPGEGVLYWEVAKGSSTDTPFAKYLAKARFKSTTTTRNLRTLRKLL; encoded by the coding sequence ATGACCAAGTGGGTGGCCCTGCTGCGGGGCGTGAACGTGGGTGGCATCACGGTGAAGAGCGCGGAGCTCGGCGCCCTGTTCTGCGAGCTGGGCTTCGACGGCGTGAAGACGGTGCTCGCCTCGGGCAACGTGCTGTTCGAGACCGACGAGGGCGGCTCTGCGACGAAGGATGCTGCACTTAAGACGCGCATCGAGAAGGGCCTCGGCGATCGCTTCGGCTACGACGCCTGGATCGTGCTGCTCGACCACGGCGCCCTCGCCGGCATCGTCGACGGCTTCCCCTTCGAGGAGACCGAGCGGATGCAGCCCTACGTCGTGTTCACCTCCGACTCGAACGTGCTCACCGAGATCACGGAGGAGGGCCGGGCGATCGCACCCGACGCCGGCGCCGGCGGCCCCGAGCGCACCTCCCCCGGCGAGGGGGTGCTCTACTGGGAGGTCGCCAAGGGGAGCAGCACCGACACCCCGTTCGCAAAGTACCTGGCGAAGGCGCGCTTCAAGTCGACGACCACCACGCGCAACCTCCGCACGCTGCGCAAGCTGCTCTGA
- a CDS encoding GNAT family N-acetyltransferase, which produces MIEISVSDARRALRAAKDALASAGVRRPRVLRGERTEHPFDACELRTERLVLRPHRTTARDVDDWFELQAQPSVTEFLPWPQRDRRQSARHLRDRTRHVRLWQADDFLALAVELEGRLIGDVSLHLRKVARAERSLEMGWVLHPGHGGRGYATEAARAMHDLAFERLEAREVTAVTDARNRRSVALATRLGFVERSRLDGAVEFALDRKTWGEVRREECERDRKRPLPVELRTAQETSRPAGRERRAA; this is translated from the coding sequence ATGATCGAGATCAGCGTCTCCGATGCCCGCCGCGCGCTCCGTGCCGCGAAAGACGCGCTCGCCTCGGCGGGTGTACGCCGGCCGAGGGTGCTGCGCGGGGAACGCACCGAGCATCCGTTCGACGCCTGCGAGCTGCGCACGGAGCGGCTCGTGCTGCGGCCCCATCGCACCACCGCCCGCGACGTCGACGACTGGTTCGAGCTGCAGGCCCAGCCCTCCGTCACCGAGTTCCTGCCCTGGCCGCAGCGCGACCGGCGCCAGTCGGCGCGGCACCTGCGCGATCGCACCCGTCACGTGCGGCTGTGGCAGGCCGACGACTTCCTCGCCCTCGCCGTCGAGCTCGAGGGGCGCCTCATCGGCGACGTGTCGCTGCACCTTCGGAAGGTCGCCCGGGCCGAGCGCTCGCTCGAGATGGGCTGGGTGCTGCACCCCGGCCACGGCGGCAGGGGCTACGCCACAGAGGCGGCCCGCGCCATGCACGATCTCGCTTTCGAGCGGCTCGAGGCCCGGGAGGTGACGGCGGTGACGGATGCGCGCAACCGCCGCTCGGTCGCGCTCGCCACCCGGCTCGGGTTCGTCGAGCGCTCGCGCCTCGACGGCGCCGTGGAGTTCGCGCTCGACCGGAAGACGTGGGGCGAGGTGCGGCGGGAGGAGTGTGAACGGGACCGGAAACGCCCGCTGCCGGTCGAGCTGCGGACCGCGCAGGAGACGTCGCGCCCCGCCGGGCGGGAGCGCCGGGCCGCCTGA
- a CDS encoding response regulator transcription factor translates to MYRPDGSAIRVLLVDDEMVLTSLVSLALAYEGWTVDVAHDGSTALQKYREERPDVVVLDIMLPDTDGISLLRQLRELEGSAPTLFLTARDSVDDRIIGLTAGGDDYMTKPFSLEELVARLRGLLRRSMMTTSDEDSRIVVGDLLLDESSYEVNRGGDPISLTTTEFELLRYFMRNPRRVLSRAQILDRVWNYDFAGKASIVDLYVSYLRKKIDANRPSMIHTVRGVGYVLRAAE, encoded by the coding sequence ATGTACCGGCCCGACGGCTCCGCCATCCGGGTCTTGCTCGTCGACGACGAGATGGTGCTCACCAGCCTCGTCAGCCTCGCCCTCGCCTACGAGGGGTGGACCGTCGACGTCGCCCACGACGGCAGCACCGCCCTGCAGAAGTACCGCGAGGAGCGCCCCGACGTCGTGGTGCTCGACATCATGCTCCCCGACACCGACGGCATCTCGCTGCTGCGCCAGCTGCGCGAGCTCGAGGGGTCGGCGCCGACGCTGTTCCTCACCGCGCGCGACTCGGTCGACGACCGCATCATCGGCCTCACCGCCGGCGGCGACGACTACATGACGAAGCCGTTCAGCCTGGAAGAGCTCGTCGCGCGCCTGCGCGGACTCCTCCGCCGCTCGATGATGACCACCTCCGACGAGGACTCCCGCATCGTCGTGGGCGACCTCCTGCTCGACGAGTCGAGCTACGAGGTCAACCGCGGCGGCGACCCGATCTCGCTCACCACCACCGAGTTCGAGCTCTTGCGCTACTTCATGCGCAACCCGCGCCGGGTGCTGTCGCGCGCCCAGATCCTCGACCGGGTGTGGAACTACGACTTCGCCGGCAAGGCCTCCATCGTCGACCTCTACGTCTCGTACCTGCGCAAGAAGATCGACGCCAACCGGCCCTCGATGATCCACACCGTGCGCGGTGTCGGTTACGTGCTGCGGGCGGCGGAGTGA
- a CDS encoding cell wall metabolism sensor histidine kinase WalK encodes MTTRRRARRPWTLRSRLVVGTAGVVAAVLVTVGVVSSVTLASSITHVVDTQLSASMSSFTYAVEKYRYGVMIDSGRHIDPHPEKPLTEYTGQAPGTVIALLEEGDGSGTTDGSGTTGGGDSPTVIDSARFSDSDAETLPPAVIAQLEAASLEPGTQQTLQLDGLGSYRVAVEPDSRGDLLVTGISMATADAAVLQETVVMVVLALIALLVIVVGVIVVVRLALRPLDRVVGTAVAVTDIPLDRGDVAITARVGEADTDPRTEIGKVGEALNQLLAHVDDALAVRAETDRRMRRFVTDASHELRTPLAAIQGYAELTRQDAASLPEITEYSLARIESEAKRMNSLVSELLLLARIDEGQDLHLDEVDLGEVVLNAVSDAKASAPGHLWSVEVPDAPALVTGDRERLHQVVLNLLSNAAVHTPEGTRVSATLRIDPATVSGEAGGESIVLEVADDGPGIPESLQPELFQRFARGDSSRSRRAGSTGLGLAIVSSIVEAHDGTIAVHSTPEGTRFTVRFARVAGAIAAPPAGRGRPQVIEPAG; translated from the coding sequence GTGACCACGCGGCGCCGCGCCCGCCGGCCGTGGACGCTGAGGAGCCGCCTCGTCGTGGGCACCGCCGGCGTGGTGGCCGCGGTGCTCGTCACCGTCGGGGTGGTGAGCAGCGTCACCCTGGCGAGTTCCATCACCCACGTCGTCGACACGCAGCTGAGCGCCTCGATGTCGTCGTTCACCTACGCCGTGGAGAAGTACCGCTACGGCGTCATGATCGACAGCGGCCGGCACATCGACCCGCACCCCGAGAAGCCCCTCACCGAGTACACCGGGCAGGCGCCGGGCACGGTCATCGCCCTGCTGGAGGAGGGCGACGGCAGCGGCACCACCGACGGCAGCGGCACCACCGGCGGCGGCGACAGCCCGACCGTCATCGACTCCGCCCGCTTCTCCGACTCCGACGCCGAGACTCTCCCGCCCGCCGTCATCGCGCAGCTCGAGGCGGCGTCGCTCGAGCCGGGCACCCAGCAGACCCTGCAGCTCGACGGTCTCGGCAGCTACCGTGTCGCGGTCGAGCCCGACAGCCGGGGCGACCTCCTCGTCACGGGAATCTCCATGGCCACGGCCGACGCGGCGGTGCTGCAGGAGACCGTCGTCATGGTCGTGCTAGCCCTCATCGCGCTGCTCGTCATCGTGGTCGGCGTCATCGTCGTGGTTCGGCTTGCGCTGCGCCCCCTCGACCGGGTGGTGGGCACCGCCGTCGCCGTCACCGACATCCCGCTCGACCGCGGCGACGTGGCCATCACCGCCCGGGTGGGCGAGGCCGACACCGACCCGCGCACCGAGATCGGCAAGGTGGGCGAGGCCCTCAACCAGCTGCTCGCCCACGTCGACGACGCGCTCGCCGTGCGCGCCGAGACCGACCGCCGCATGCGCCGCTTCGTCACCGACGCCAGCCACGAGCTGCGCACCCCGCTCGCGGCCATCCAGGGCTACGCCGAGCTCACCCGGCAAGACGCCGCGTCGCTCCCCGAGATCACCGAGTACTCCCTCGCGCGCATCGAGTCGGAGGCGAAGCGCATGAACTCGCTGGTGAGCGAGCTGCTGCTGCTCGCCCGCATCGACGAGGGCCAAGATCTGCACCTCGACGAGGTCGACCTGGGCGAGGTGGTGCTGAATGCGGTGAGCGACGCCAAGGCCTCCGCCCCCGGTCACCTCTGGTCGGTCGAGGTTCCGGATGCTCCGGCCCTCGTCACGGGCGACCGCGAGCGCCTGCACCAGGTCGTGCTCAACCTGCTCTCGAACGCTGCCGTGCACACCCCCGAGGGCACCCGGGTCTCCGCCACCCTGCGCATCGACCCGGCGACCGTCTCGGGCGAGGCGGGCGGCGAGTCGATCGTGCTCGAGGTCGCCGACGACGGCCCCGGCATTCCCGAGTCGCTGCAGCCCGAGCTGTTCCAGCGTTTCGCCAGGGGCGACTCCTCTCGGTCGCGTCGGGCCGGCAGCACCGGCCTCGGGCTCGCCATCGTCTCCTCGATCGTCGAGGCGCACGACGGCACGATCGCGGTGCACTCCACGCCGGAGGGAACCCGCTTCACGGTGCGGTTCGCGCGCGTCGCCGGCGCGATCGCAGCTCCGCCCGCCGGTCGGGGGCGCCCTCAGGTCATCGAGCCCGCGGGGTAG